CGCAAAGCGGCACCGTGATAGGGCGGCATCAGCATCAGCATCTTGGCACCGGCCTTGGCCGCCTTGCGTGCGCGCTCCGCCGCCAGCCGTGTGCTGAAATGACTGCATGTGACGATTACCGGAACCCGCCCGGCCACGTGGGATAAGCAAGTCTCCAGCAGCGCGTCGCGCTCCTGATCCGACAACAGAAACTGCTCGGAGTAATTGGCCAGGATGCAGATCCCGTCCACGCCTTGGTCCACCATGCAATCGAGCACGCGGCGCATGCCTTCAATATCCAGATCACCAGAGGGGGTAAATGGCGTGGGAGCGATGGGATAAATGCCGCGATAGGTGGCCATGGAAGCGTCCTTTTTAACTTCGGTACGCTAGATTAGAGCCGGCTTCCCGGTAACGCCAGGGGAGACCCTGCACAGTTCATGACCTGCCCGCAACAATTCGAGAAAAACGCCCGTTCAGAATCGAACGGGCGTGGTTATTTCAATCAGAAAACCAACTCAAGGCCTCCGAGCGGTTAGCTCGGAGGCCTTGTTTATTACGTACTCAACTGATCGCCCAACGGCAGGTTACGAATGCGCTTGCCCGTGGCGGCGAAAACGGCGTTGCAGAAGGCCGGAGCGAACGGTGGTACGCCGGGTTCCCCCACGCCGCTCGATGGCACGTCGTAGGTAGCGGGCACGATGTGCGTGCGAACATCCATGGCGCCCTGGCCGATTCTTAGCACCTGGTAGTCGTGGAAGTTACTTTGTTGCACGCGGCCTTTCTTGAAGGTGATCTGGGTAAGCTTGGCGATGGAGAGTCCCATCACGGCGGCACCTTCGATCTGCGACTGGATGCGCTCGGGGTTGACCACGAAACCGCAATCGATGGCGGTGTCCACCCTCGGTACGCTTACGTTACCGTCCTTATCCACGGCGACCTCGACAACCGTCGCGACATAGGTCAGGAAGCTACGCTGTACCGCGATCCCCAAGCCCCGGCCGGCTGGCAGCTTGCGTCCCCAGCCTGCCTTCGACGCCGCCAGTTCGACCACTCTGCGAGTACGAGCGGTATCGACAGGATAAGTGTCGTACGGATCGCCGTAGTTCCACAGTTCGGCTGTCACCGTCTTGCGCGGATCGACGATACGCGGCGGCCCGATCATTTCGAGCAGGAAATCCTTCGGATCGCGTCCCAGTTCGTGAGCCAGTTCCGCCACCATGGACTGCATGGCGAAAGCGTGCGGAATGTTGTTCACGGAACGGAACCAGCCGATACGCGCATGGGATTTCGCTTCGCCCGTTTCCAGGCGCAGATTGGGCACATCGAACGGCGTGTCGATGAGTCCTAATCCCAACTCCAGATTGCTTTGACGGTTGGGGTCAGGCATGAAGTTGGACATGAGAGACGGCGCCACGCTGCGATGCCGCCAGCCCACCACCTTCTTGTTCTTGTCGATGGCAGCGGTGACATGCTGGTAGGAAACCGCGTGATAGAACGCATGGCGGATATCGTCCTCGCGCGTCCACACCACCTTCACGGGTACTCCGTTCATTTCCCTGGACAGGAGGGCCGCCTCCAGCGCGAAGTCGCACTTGGATTTACGCCCGAAGCCACCACCCAGCAAGGTAACGTTGACGGTGACGTCATCTTCCTTGAAACCCAAAAGCGCAGCGACGTCTCCGCGCGTTCCGCCGGGGCTTTGCACGCAGGCCCAAACTTCCGCGGTACCGCCGTTGACGCGAGCCACGGCCGCGGGCGGCTCCATGGTGGCGTGGGAGAAGTGCGGAATGTAGTACTCGCGCTCGATGACCTTGGTTGCACCCGCGATGGCCTTGTCGATGTCGCCCTCGTTGCGCTCGATCTTACCCGGCGCGCGGGCTTTCTCCGCCAGCAGCGCCTTGTATTGATCGGAGTCGTAAGCGCCATTGGGGCCGTCTTCCCACACCACATTCAAGGCCTCGCGGCCCTTGATGGCGGCATAGGTACTGTTTGCAACCACAGCCACGCCACCCAACGGCGCGAACTTCGCGGGCATGGGAGTTGGGGCAATGAATAGGACCTTGGTCACACCCGGTACCTTCATGGCGGCACCGGCGTCCCACGACACGGCCTTGCCCAACACCACCGGCGGACGCGCGATTACCGCGTACTTCATACCGGGAACGGAGATGTCCTGGGCGTACATGGCCTTGCCCGTGGTGATGTCATGCATATCGGTGATCTTGACCTTGCCCTTGCCGATGTAGCGGAAGTCCTTCGGATCCTTGAGCACCAGGGTATCGGCCTTGGGCGTGGGCAGACGCGACGCGGCTTCCGCCAATTCGCCGTAGCCCAGGCTCTTGCCCGAGGGAGTGTGCACCACTTTATGATTCTTGGCCTTCACTTCGGAGATGGGACAACCCCAAGCGAGCGCCGCGGCTTGCTCCAGCATTTGCCGGGCCGCCGCGCCGCATGCGCGCATGGGCTGGACGAAGTGGCGAATGCTGCGCGAACCATCCGTGTCCTGGTTACCGTATTTCTTTTCGTTGCCGGGCGCCTGGGTGATTCTGACCTTGGACCAATCGGCTTCCATTT
This window of the Betaproteobacteria bacterium genome carries:
- a CDS encoding xanthine dehydrogenase family protein molybdopterin-binding subunit; amino-acid sequence: MNSEIFKNSRAVITNISRRDMLKGIVSMGGLVVAGQILPRSALAAWETGAGGMTGGVVWDPHVYVSIDADGIVTIVTHRSEMGTGSRTSLPMVVADEMEADWSKVRITQAPGNEKKYGNQDTDGSRSIRHFVQPMRACGAAARQMLEQAAALAWGCPISEVKAKNHKVVHTPSGKSLGYGELAEAASRLPTPKADTLVLKDPKDFRYIGKGKVKITDMHDITTGKAMYAQDISVPGMKYAVIARPPVVLGKAVSWDAGAAMKVPGVTKVLFIAPTPMPAKFAPLGGVAVVANSTYAAIKGREALNVVWEDGPNGAYDSDQYKALLAEKARAPGKIERNEGDIDKAIAGATKVIEREYYIPHFSHATMEPPAAVARVNGGTAEVWACVQSPGGTRGDVAALLGFKEDDVTVNVTLLGGGFGRKSKCDFALEAALLSREMNGVPVKVVWTREDDIRHAFYHAVSYQHVTAAIDKNKKVVGWRHRSVAPSLMSNFMPDPNRQSNLELGLGLIDTPFDVPNLRLETGEAKSHARIGWFRSVNNIPHAFAMQSMVAELAHELGRDPKDFLLEMIGPPRIVDPRKTVTAELWNYGDPYDTYPVDTARTRRVVELAASKAGWGRKLPAGRGLGIAVQRSFLTYVATVVEVAVDKDGNVSVPRVDTAIDCGFVVNPERIQSQIEGAAVMGLSIAKLTQITFKKGRVQQSNFHDYQVLRIGQGAMDVRTHIVPATYDVPSSGVGEPGVPPFAPAFCNAVFAATGKRIRNLPLGDQLST